A stretch of the Nosocomiicoccus ampullae genome encodes the following:
- a CDS encoding N-acetyltransferase, which produces MEIVNITPKYIDEVLSLQKEVYDNLEDKEVLETLGREDMLTLLESEYSVGVFDGEKLKALRAFYIPKINEDEHLADDANVSREDTIYSEITFIHEDLRGKNLQLKMGEVLLEKLRKDKQFKYLIGTVMPTNLPSLKNTMSLGLNIVNTKIKYGNKRRHILMLDLENEQMLSGDPIKIKYDDFDWMLENGKDYIGVELKDDYITYYKK; this is translated from the coding sequence ATGGAGATTGTAAATATTACCCCGAAATATATCGACGAAGTGCTTAGTCTTCAAAAAGAAGTCTATGATAATCTTGAAGATAAAGAAGTATTAGAAACATTAGGTAGAGAAGACATGCTGACATTATTAGAAAGTGAATATAGTGTTGGTGTGTTTGATGGTGAAAAATTAAAAGCACTTAGAGCATTTTATATACCAAAAATAAATGAAGATGAGCATTTAGCAGATGACGCAAATGTGAGTCGTGAAGATACGATTTACTCAGAGATTACATTTATCCATGAAGATTTACGTGGCAAAAACCTTCAATTAAAAATGGGGGAGGTATTACTAGAAAAGTTACGTAAAGATAAACAGTTTAAATATTTAATAGGTACAGTAATGCCGACAAATTTACCAAGTTTAAAAAATACAATGTCACTTGGTTTAAATATTGTAAACACAAAAATTAAATATGGAAATAAAAGACGTCATATTTTAATGCTCGACTTAGAAAATGAACAAATGCTAAGTGGAGATCCAATTAAAATTAAATATGATGATTTTGATTGGATGCTAGAAAACGGCAAAGACTATATCGGTGTAGAATTAAAAGACGACTATATTACGTATTATAAAAAATAG
- a CDS encoding MFS transporter: MNRKLVIIFMFTIFLLGIMELIISGLIEMISSDLNISYGLTGQLITVYAVSFAVFGPLLIQISEKFSQKKMILYSFLIFILGNVIFMLSQSFFTLAIGRVITAMGASVLIVKILDLTSLLSEAHLRGKMIALVYMGFSAANVFGIPISTLVGNIFGWREVFFIIIILTIIVSTILLRKLPETSHISNIDDENIILNKKNVVLYITITLLVLTANFNIIGYISPLLTENSFSLNQVSLALFVAGLGGMSGTYLGGILVDKFNIKHAIITMLILFTTMAISLPFTFNIPLLFFIAFYLFNVFQWSTSPMIQSGLVNSVKGSASKVFSWNMSSLNLGIGLGAVIGGIFIDKIVVSYLPFISAVFLVIGIVIATQLTYVESRK; encoded by the coding sequence ATGATCAGTAGTGATTTAAATATTAGTTACGGATTAACTGGACAACTGATTACAGTGTACGCTGTGTCATTTGCGGTTTTTGGACCACTATTAATACAAATCAGTGAAAAATTTAGTCAAAAGAAAATGATATTGTATTCATTTTTAATATTTATACTTGGTAATGTTATTTTTATGCTCAGCCAGTCGTTTTTTACACTTGCTATTGGTCGTGTGATTACAGCGATGGGTGCGTCAGTTTTAATTGTTAAGATTTTAGATTTAACTTCACTATTATCTGAAGCACACTTAAGAGGAAAAATGATTGCACTCGTTTACATGGGATTTAGTGCAGCGAATGTTTTTGGAATACCAATTAGCACACTCGTTGGTAATATTTTTGGATGGCGAGAAGTATTCTTTATCATCATTATTTTAACAATTATCGTATCGACAATTTTATTAAGAAAACTTCCAGAAACTTCTCACATTTCAAATATAGACGATGAAAACATCATATTAAATAAAAAGAACGTCGTATTATATATTACGATTACACTACTTGTACTGACAGCAAACTTTAATATTATTGGATATATTTCACCATTATTAACAGAAAATAGTTTTTCATTAAATCAAGTATCACTTGCATTATTTGTTGCTGGCCTTGGTGGAATGTCTGGAACATATTTAGGTGGTATACTCGTTGACAAATTCAACATTAAGCATGCGATTATTACGATGCTAATATTATTTACGACAATGGCAATTTCGTTACCATTTACGTTTAATATACCACTCCTATTTTTTATTGCATTTTACTTGTTTAACGTTTTCCAGTGGAGTACATCACCAATGATTCAGTCAGGACTTGTTAATAGTGTAAAGGGAAGTGCTTCTAAAGTATTTAGCTGGAACATGTCGAGTTTAAACTTAGGAATTGGACTTGGTGCGGTTATTGGTGGAATATTTATCGATAAAATTGTAGTATCATATTTACCATTTATTAGTGCCGTATTTTTAGTCATTGGAATTGTTATTGCGACTCAGCTGACGTATGTAGAAAGTAGGAAGTAG